The proteins below are encoded in one region of Rhinolophus sinicus isolate RSC01 linkage group LG07, ASM3656204v1, whole genome shotgun sequence:
- the ANKLE1 gene encoding ankyrin repeat and LEM domain-containing protein 1 isoform X2 has product MGEAAGLVRQLRAALRKEEPRAVEDLLRRGADPNLVLADGVAAVHLAAGARHPNALRCLEALLRGGGDPNARSVEALTPLHVAAAWGCLRGLELLLSQGADPALRDQDGLLPLDLADLQGHQDCARVLREHQTLTRTSTGTRAEIQEPEPEPGGPSPRRRGLDASPSGPLDVMLDSTALGRRDGRDMDLVAGPGSPSLFAHPEVADKGGSLGPPPGHWNYSSDASFVTAVEASGAEDPVPHTSPWAGSLPQTRQRLLPRVRPSQRVPKSSGTPQLVHGDVMAGKVAELNAHLQSLTLSLPHASTSLTYQPDASPAHSPPREPPPGPSDFHFLPDDQCSLDSDVAALWLTEDEESSTGVRNPVPSCWCLPVPAMSDLELLQGLRALGESPGPVTPFTRPHYLRRLEEAHTASGFSGHSPELVEALKTGRIPDAQADEDALAQQFEQPDPNRRWREGVVKSSFTYLLLDPRETQDLPARAISLTLTECLRTFVHAIFYVGKGTRARPNVHLWEALGYYGRPGKQACPKVRQILDIWASGHGVVSLHCFQHVVAVEAYTREACLVDALGIRTLTNQKQGHYYGVVASWPPARRRRLGVHLLHRALLVFLAEDGTAGEVVSSPSREENK; this is encoded by the exons ATGGGTGAGGCTGCGGGCCTGGTACGACAGCTGCGGGCGGCGCTGCGGAAGGAGGAACCGCG GGCCGTGGAGGATCTGTTGCGCCGCGGCGCCGATCCCAACCTGGTGCTCGCGGATGGCGTGGCTGCTGTGCACCTAGCGGCGGGAGCCCGGCACCCAAACGCTCTGCGATGTCTCGAGGCCTTGCTACGTGGAGGCGGGGACCCAAACGCTCG ATCGGTGGAAGCGCTGACACCGCTGCACGTGGCCGCCGCCTGGGGCTGTCTCCGCGGCTTGGAGCTACTGCTGAGCCAGGGAGCGGACCCGGCACTGCGTGATCAG GACGGACTCCTGCCGCTGGACCTGGCGGATCTGCAGGGACACCAGGACTGTGCACGCGTCCTGAGGGAGCACCAGACGCTGACCAGGACCTCTACCGGAACCCGGGCAGAAATCCAGGAGCCGGAGCCGGAGCCCGGCG GCCCAAGCCCCAGGAGAAGGGGGCTGGACGCCAGCCCCTCTGGACCTCTTGATGTGATGCTGGACTCCACAGCACTGGGCAGACGTGATGGCAGGGACATGGACCTGGTGGCTGGCCCGGGATCCCCCAGCCTCTTTGCCCACCCTGAGGTTGCTGACAAGGGTGGCAGCTTGGGTCCTCCCCCAGGGCATTGGAACTATAGCTCAGATGCCTCCTTTGTCACAGCAGTTGAGGCCTCTGGAGCGGAGGACCCAGTCCCCCACACTTCCCCCTGGGCTGGGTCATTGCCCCAGACCAGGCAGCGACTCCTGCCTAGGGTCCGACCATCCCAGAGGGTGCCAAAGTCTTCTGGCACCCCACAGCTGGTGCATGGAGACGTCATGGCAGGCAAGGTGGCTGAACTAAATGCCCATCTACAGTCCCTGACTCTGTCCTTGCCACATGCCTCCACCTCTCTCACATACCAACCAGATGCAAGCCCAGCCCATAGCCCTCCTCGGGAACCACCGCCTGGACCCTCTGACTTCCACTTCCTACCTGACGACCAGTGCTCCCTCGACAGTGACGTGGCCGCCCTCTGGCTAACAGAGGATGAGGAGAGCTCCACAGGTGTCAGGAACCCTGTTCCCTCTTGCTGGTGCCTGCCGGTCCCCGCCATGTCTGATCTGGAGCTGCTGCAAGGGCTTCGGGCACTTGGTGAGAGCCCAGGCCCCGTCACACCCTTCACCCGGCCACACTACCTCCGCCGGCTAGAAGAAGCCCACACTGCTTCCG GCTTTTCAGGGCACAGCCCAGAGCTGGTTGAAGCCCTGAAGACAGGCCGAATCCCAGATGCCCAGGCAGATGAGGATGCACTTGCTCAGCAGTTTGAGCAGCCGGATCCCAACAGACGGTGGCGGGAGGGGGTCGTGAAGTCCAGCTTCACATATCTGCTACTGGACCCCAG GGAGACTCAGGACCTGCCAGCCCGAGCCATCTCACTGACCCTAACTGAATGCCTTCGGACTTTTGTTCATGCCATCTTCTATGTAGGCAAAGGGACAAGGGCCCGGCCAAATGTCCATCTCTGGGAGGCCCTTGGCTACTATGGGCGGCCAGGAAAACAG GCCTGCCCCAAGGTGCGCCAGATCTTGGACATTTGGGCCAGCGGTCACGGCGTTGTTTCCCTGCATTGCTTCCAGCACGTTGTCGCTGTGGAGGCTTACACTCGAGAGGCATGTCTTGTGGATGCTCTAG GGATCCGGACGCTGACCAACCAGAAACAAGGACACTACTATGGAGTGGTAGCAAGCTGGCCACCTGCCCGGCGCCGCCGCTTGGGGGTGCATCTGCTGCATCGCGCCCTCCTTGTCTTTCTGGCTGAGG ATGGAACTGCTGGAGAGGTAGTGAGCTCCCCGTCACGGGAGGAGAACAAGTAG
- the ANKLE1 gene encoding ankyrin repeat and LEM domain-containing protein 1 isoform X1, producing the protein MGEAAGLVRQLRAALRKEEPRAVEDLLRRGADPNLVLADGVAAVHLAAGARHPNALRCLEALLRGGGDPNARSVEALTPLHVAAAWGCLRGLELLLSQGADPALRDQDGLLPLDLADLQGHQDCARVLREHQTLTRTSTGTRAEIQEPEPEPGGPSPRRRGLDASPSGPLDVMLDSTALGRRDGRDMDLVAGPGSPSLFAHPEVADKGGSLGPPPGHWNYSSDASFVTAVEASGAEDPVPHTSPWAGSLPQTRQRLLPRVRPSQRVPKSSGTPQLVHGDVMAGKVAELNAHLQSLTLSLPHASTSLTYQPDASPAHSPPREPPPGPSDFHFLPDDQCSLDSDVAALWLTEDEESSTGVRNPVPSCWCLPVPAMSDLELLQGLRALGESPGPVTPFTRPHYLRRLEEAHTASGPGFSGHSPELVEALKTGRIPDAQADEDALAQQFEQPDPNRRWREGVVKSSFTYLLLDPRETQDLPARAISLTLTECLRTFVHAIFYVGKGTRARPNVHLWEALGYYGRPGKQACPKVRQILDIWASGHGVVSLHCFQHVVAVEAYTREACLVDALGIRTLTNQKQGHYYGVVASWPPARRRRLGVHLLHRALLVFLAEDGTAGEVVSSPSREENK; encoded by the exons ATGGGTGAGGCTGCGGGCCTGGTACGACAGCTGCGGGCGGCGCTGCGGAAGGAGGAACCGCG GGCCGTGGAGGATCTGTTGCGCCGCGGCGCCGATCCCAACCTGGTGCTCGCGGATGGCGTGGCTGCTGTGCACCTAGCGGCGGGAGCCCGGCACCCAAACGCTCTGCGATGTCTCGAGGCCTTGCTACGTGGAGGCGGGGACCCAAACGCTCG ATCGGTGGAAGCGCTGACACCGCTGCACGTGGCCGCCGCCTGGGGCTGTCTCCGCGGCTTGGAGCTACTGCTGAGCCAGGGAGCGGACCCGGCACTGCGTGATCAG GACGGACTCCTGCCGCTGGACCTGGCGGATCTGCAGGGACACCAGGACTGTGCACGCGTCCTGAGGGAGCACCAGACGCTGACCAGGACCTCTACCGGAACCCGGGCAGAAATCCAGGAGCCGGAGCCGGAGCCCGGCG GCCCAAGCCCCAGGAGAAGGGGGCTGGACGCCAGCCCCTCTGGACCTCTTGATGTGATGCTGGACTCCACAGCACTGGGCAGACGTGATGGCAGGGACATGGACCTGGTGGCTGGCCCGGGATCCCCCAGCCTCTTTGCCCACCCTGAGGTTGCTGACAAGGGTGGCAGCTTGGGTCCTCCCCCAGGGCATTGGAACTATAGCTCAGATGCCTCCTTTGTCACAGCAGTTGAGGCCTCTGGAGCGGAGGACCCAGTCCCCCACACTTCCCCCTGGGCTGGGTCATTGCCCCAGACCAGGCAGCGACTCCTGCCTAGGGTCCGACCATCCCAGAGGGTGCCAAAGTCTTCTGGCACCCCACAGCTGGTGCATGGAGACGTCATGGCAGGCAAGGTGGCTGAACTAAATGCCCATCTACAGTCCCTGACTCTGTCCTTGCCACATGCCTCCACCTCTCTCACATACCAACCAGATGCAAGCCCAGCCCATAGCCCTCCTCGGGAACCACCGCCTGGACCCTCTGACTTCCACTTCCTACCTGACGACCAGTGCTCCCTCGACAGTGACGTGGCCGCCCTCTGGCTAACAGAGGATGAGGAGAGCTCCACAGGTGTCAGGAACCCTGTTCCCTCTTGCTGGTGCCTGCCGGTCCCCGCCATGTCTGATCTGGAGCTGCTGCAAGGGCTTCGGGCACTTGGTGAGAGCCCAGGCCCCGTCACACCCTTCACCCGGCCACACTACCTCCGCCGGCTAGAAGAAGCCCACACTGCTTCCG GCCCAGGCTTTTCAGGGCACAGCCCAGAGCTGGTTGAAGCCCTGAAGACAGGCCGAATCCCAGATGCCCAGGCAGATGAGGATGCACTTGCTCAGCAGTTTGAGCAGCCGGATCCCAACAGACGGTGGCGGGAGGGGGTCGTGAAGTCCAGCTTCACATATCTGCTACTGGACCCCAG GGAGACTCAGGACCTGCCAGCCCGAGCCATCTCACTGACCCTAACTGAATGCCTTCGGACTTTTGTTCATGCCATCTTCTATGTAGGCAAAGGGACAAGGGCCCGGCCAAATGTCCATCTCTGGGAGGCCCTTGGCTACTATGGGCGGCCAGGAAAACAG GCCTGCCCCAAGGTGCGCCAGATCTTGGACATTTGGGCCAGCGGTCACGGCGTTGTTTCCCTGCATTGCTTCCAGCACGTTGTCGCTGTGGAGGCTTACACTCGAGAGGCATGTCTTGTGGATGCTCTAG GGATCCGGACGCTGACCAACCAGAAACAAGGACACTACTATGGAGTGGTAGCAAGCTGGCCACCTGCCCGGCGCCGCCGCTTGGGGGTGCATCTGCTGCATCGCGCCCTCCTTGTCTTTCTGGCTGAGG ATGGAACTGCTGGAGAGGTAGTGAGCTCCCCGTCACGGGAGGAGAACAAGTAG
- the ANKLE1 gene encoding ankyrin repeat and LEM domain-containing protein 1 isoform X5, producing the protein MGEAAGLVRQLRAALRKEEPRAVEDLLRRGADPNLVLADGVAAVHLAAGARHPNALRCLEALLRGGGDPNARSVEALTPLHVAAAWGCLRGLELLLSQGADPALRDQDGLLPLDLADLQGHQDCARVLREHQTLTRTSTGTRAEIQEPEPEPGGPSPRRRGLDASPSGPLDVMLDSTALGRRDGRDMDLVAGPGSPSLFAHPEVADKGGSLGPPPGHWNYSSDASFVTAVEASGAEDPVPHTSPWAGSLPQTRQRLLPRVRPSQRVPKSSGTPQLVHGDVMAGKVAELNAHLQSLTLSLPHASTSLTYQPDASPAHSPPREPPPGPSDFHFLPDDQCSLDSDVAALWLTEDEESSTGVRNPVPSCWCLPVPAMSDLELLQGLRALGPGFSGHSPELVEALKTGRIPDAQADEDALAQQFEQPDPNRRWREGVVKSSFTYLLLDPRETQDLPARAISLTLTECLRTFVHAIFYVGKGTRARPNVHLWEALGYYGRPGKQACPKVRQILDIWASGHGVVSLHCFQHVVAVEAYTREACLVDALGIRTLTNQKQGHYYGVVASWPPARRRRLGVHLLHRALLVFLAEDGTAGEVVSSPSREENK; encoded by the exons ATGGGTGAGGCTGCGGGCCTGGTACGACAGCTGCGGGCGGCGCTGCGGAAGGAGGAACCGCG GGCCGTGGAGGATCTGTTGCGCCGCGGCGCCGATCCCAACCTGGTGCTCGCGGATGGCGTGGCTGCTGTGCACCTAGCGGCGGGAGCCCGGCACCCAAACGCTCTGCGATGTCTCGAGGCCTTGCTACGTGGAGGCGGGGACCCAAACGCTCG ATCGGTGGAAGCGCTGACACCGCTGCACGTGGCCGCCGCCTGGGGCTGTCTCCGCGGCTTGGAGCTACTGCTGAGCCAGGGAGCGGACCCGGCACTGCGTGATCAG GACGGACTCCTGCCGCTGGACCTGGCGGATCTGCAGGGACACCAGGACTGTGCACGCGTCCTGAGGGAGCACCAGACGCTGACCAGGACCTCTACCGGAACCCGGGCAGAAATCCAGGAGCCGGAGCCGGAGCCCGGCG GCCCAAGCCCCAGGAGAAGGGGGCTGGACGCCAGCCCCTCTGGACCTCTTGATGTGATGCTGGACTCCACAGCACTGGGCAGACGTGATGGCAGGGACATGGACCTGGTGGCTGGCCCGGGATCCCCCAGCCTCTTTGCCCACCCTGAGGTTGCTGACAAGGGTGGCAGCTTGGGTCCTCCCCCAGGGCATTGGAACTATAGCTCAGATGCCTCCTTTGTCACAGCAGTTGAGGCCTCTGGAGCGGAGGACCCAGTCCCCCACACTTCCCCCTGGGCTGGGTCATTGCCCCAGACCAGGCAGCGACTCCTGCCTAGGGTCCGACCATCCCAGAGGGTGCCAAAGTCTTCTGGCACCCCACAGCTGGTGCATGGAGACGTCATGGCAGGCAAGGTGGCTGAACTAAATGCCCATCTACAGTCCCTGACTCTGTCCTTGCCACATGCCTCCACCTCTCTCACATACCAACCAGATGCAAGCCCAGCCCATAGCCCTCCTCGGGAACCACCGCCTGGACCCTCTGACTTCCACTTCCTACCTGACGACCAGTGCTCCCTCGACAGTGACGTGGCCGCCCTCTGGCTAACAGAGGATGAGGAGAGCTCCACAGGTGTCAGGAACCCTGTTCCCTCTTGCTGGTGCCTGCCGGTCCCCGCCATGTCTGATCTGGAGCTGCTGCAAGGGCTTCGGGCACTTG GCCCAGGCTTTTCAGGGCACAGCCCAGAGCTGGTTGAAGCCCTGAAGACAGGCCGAATCCCAGATGCCCAGGCAGATGAGGATGCACTTGCTCAGCAGTTTGAGCAGCCGGATCCCAACAGACGGTGGCGGGAGGGGGTCGTGAAGTCCAGCTTCACATATCTGCTACTGGACCCCAG GGAGACTCAGGACCTGCCAGCCCGAGCCATCTCACTGACCCTAACTGAATGCCTTCGGACTTTTGTTCATGCCATCTTCTATGTAGGCAAAGGGACAAGGGCCCGGCCAAATGTCCATCTCTGGGAGGCCCTTGGCTACTATGGGCGGCCAGGAAAACAG GCCTGCCCCAAGGTGCGCCAGATCTTGGACATTTGGGCCAGCGGTCACGGCGTTGTTTCCCTGCATTGCTTCCAGCACGTTGTCGCTGTGGAGGCTTACACTCGAGAGGCATGTCTTGTGGATGCTCTAG GGATCCGGACGCTGACCAACCAGAAACAAGGACACTACTATGGAGTGGTAGCAAGCTGGCCACCTGCCCGGCGCCGCCGCTTGGGGGTGCATCTGCTGCATCGCGCCCTCCTTGTCTTTCTGGCTGAGG ATGGAACTGCTGGAGAGGTAGTGAGCTCCCCGTCACGGGAGGAGAACAAGTAG
- the ANKLE1 gene encoding ankyrin repeat and LEM domain-containing protein 1 isoform X4: MGEAAGLVRQLRAALRKEEPRAVEDLLRRGADPNLVLADGVAAVHLAAGARHPNALRCLEALLRGGGDPNARSVEALTPLHVAAAWGCLRGLELLLSQGADPALRDQDGLLPLDLADLQGHQDCARVLREHQTLTRTSTGTRAEIQEPEPEPGGPSPRRRGLDASPSGPLDVMLDSTALGRRDGRDMDLVAGPGSPSLFAHPEVADKGGSLGPPPGHWNYSSDASFVTAVEASGAEDPVPHTSPWAGSLPQTRQRLLPRVRPSQRVPKSSGTPQLVHGDVMAGKVAELNAHLQSLTLSLPHASTSLTYQPDASPAHSPPREPPPGPSDFHFLPDDQCSLDSDVAALWLTEDEESSTGVRNPVPSCWCLPVPAMSDLELLQGLRALGESPGPVTPFTRPHYLRRLEEAHTASGPGFSGHSPELVEALKTGRIPDAQADEDALAQQFEQPDPNRRWREGVVKSSFTYLLLDPRETQDLPARAISLTLTECLRTFVHAIFYVGKGTRARPNVHLWEALGYYGRPGKQVRQILDIWASGHGVVSLHCFQHVVAVEAYTREACLVDALGIRTLTNQKQGHYYGVVASWPPARRRRLGVHLLHRALLVFLAEDGTAGEVVSSPSREENK, encoded by the exons ATGGGTGAGGCTGCGGGCCTGGTACGACAGCTGCGGGCGGCGCTGCGGAAGGAGGAACCGCG GGCCGTGGAGGATCTGTTGCGCCGCGGCGCCGATCCCAACCTGGTGCTCGCGGATGGCGTGGCTGCTGTGCACCTAGCGGCGGGAGCCCGGCACCCAAACGCTCTGCGATGTCTCGAGGCCTTGCTACGTGGAGGCGGGGACCCAAACGCTCG ATCGGTGGAAGCGCTGACACCGCTGCACGTGGCCGCCGCCTGGGGCTGTCTCCGCGGCTTGGAGCTACTGCTGAGCCAGGGAGCGGACCCGGCACTGCGTGATCAG GACGGACTCCTGCCGCTGGACCTGGCGGATCTGCAGGGACACCAGGACTGTGCACGCGTCCTGAGGGAGCACCAGACGCTGACCAGGACCTCTACCGGAACCCGGGCAGAAATCCAGGAGCCGGAGCCGGAGCCCGGCG GCCCAAGCCCCAGGAGAAGGGGGCTGGACGCCAGCCCCTCTGGACCTCTTGATGTGATGCTGGACTCCACAGCACTGGGCAGACGTGATGGCAGGGACATGGACCTGGTGGCTGGCCCGGGATCCCCCAGCCTCTTTGCCCACCCTGAGGTTGCTGACAAGGGTGGCAGCTTGGGTCCTCCCCCAGGGCATTGGAACTATAGCTCAGATGCCTCCTTTGTCACAGCAGTTGAGGCCTCTGGAGCGGAGGACCCAGTCCCCCACACTTCCCCCTGGGCTGGGTCATTGCCCCAGACCAGGCAGCGACTCCTGCCTAGGGTCCGACCATCCCAGAGGGTGCCAAAGTCTTCTGGCACCCCACAGCTGGTGCATGGAGACGTCATGGCAGGCAAGGTGGCTGAACTAAATGCCCATCTACAGTCCCTGACTCTGTCCTTGCCACATGCCTCCACCTCTCTCACATACCAACCAGATGCAAGCCCAGCCCATAGCCCTCCTCGGGAACCACCGCCTGGACCCTCTGACTTCCACTTCCTACCTGACGACCAGTGCTCCCTCGACAGTGACGTGGCCGCCCTCTGGCTAACAGAGGATGAGGAGAGCTCCACAGGTGTCAGGAACCCTGTTCCCTCTTGCTGGTGCCTGCCGGTCCCCGCCATGTCTGATCTGGAGCTGCTGCAAGGGCTTCGGGCACTTGGTGAGAGCCCAGGCCCCGTCACACCCTTCACCCGGCCACACTACCTCCGCCGGCTAGAAGAAGCCCACACTGCTTCCG GCCCAGGCTTTTCAGGGCACAGCCCAGAGCTGGTTGAAGCCCTGAAGACAGGCCGAATCCCAGATGCCCAGGCAGATGAGGATGCACTTGCTCAGCAGTTTGAGCAGCCGGATCCCAACAGACGGTGGCGGGAGGGGGTCGTGAAGTCCAGCTTCACATATCTGCTACTGGACCCCAG GGAGACTCAGGACCTGCCAGCCCGAGCCATCTCACTGACCCTAACTGAATGCCTTCGGACTTTTGTTCATGCCATCTTCTATGTAGGCAAAGGGACAAGGGCCCGGCCAAATGTCCATCTCTGGGAGGCCCTTGGCTACTATGGGCGGCCAGGAAAACAG GTGCGCCAGATCTTGGACATTTGGGCCAGCGGTCACGGCGTTGTTTCCCTGCATTGCTTCCAGCACGTTGTCGCTGTGGAGGCTTACACTCGAGAGGCATGTCTTGTGGATGCTCTAG GGATCCGGACGCTGACCAACCAGAAACAAGGACACTACTATGGAGTGGTAGCAAGCTGGCCACCTGCCCGGCGCCGCCGCTTGGGGGTGCATCTGCTGCATCGCGCCCTCCTTGTCTTTCTGGCTGAGG ATGGAACTGCTGGAGAGGTAGTGAGCTCCCCGTCACGGGAGGAGAACAAGTAG
- the ANKLE1 gene encoding ankyrin repeat and LEM domain-containing protein 1 isoform X6: MGEAAGLVRQLRAALRKEEPRAVEDLLRRGADPNLVLADGVAAVHLAAGARHPNALRCLEALLRGGGDPNARSVEALTPLHVAAAWGCLRGLELLLSQGADPALRDQDGLLPLDLADLQGHQDCARVLREHQTLTRTSTGTRAEIQEPEPEPGGPSPRRRGLDASPSGPLDVMLDSTALGRRDGRDMDLVAGPGSPSLFAHPEVADKGGSLGPPPGHWNYSSDASFVTAVEASGAEDPVPHTSPWAGSLPQTRQRLLPRVRPSQRVPKSSGTPQLVHGDVMAGKVAELNAHLQSLTLSLPHASTSLTYQPDASPAHSPPREPPPGPSDFHFLPDDQCSLDSDVAALWLTEDEESSTGVRNPVPSCWCLPVPAMSDLELLQGLRALGPGFSGHSPELVEALKTGRIPDAQADEDALAQQFEQPDPNRRWREGVVKSSFTYLLLDPRETQDLPARAISLTLTECLRTFVHAIFYVGKGTRARPNVHLWEALGYYGRPGKQACPKVRQILDIWASGHGVVSLHCFQHVVAVEAYTREACLVDALGIRTLTNQKQGHYYGVVASWPPARRRRLGVHLLHRALLVFLAEGERELRPQDIQAHG; this comes from the exons ATGGGTGAGGCTGCGGGCCTGGTACGACAGCTGCGGGCGGCGCTGCGGAAGGAGGAACCGCG GGCCGTGGAGGATCTGTTGCGCCGCGGCGCCGATCCCAACCTGGTGCTCGCGGATGGCGTGGCTGCTGTGCACCTAGCGGCGGGAGCCCGGCACCCAAACGCTCTGCGATGTCTCGAGGCCTTGCTACGTGGAGGCGGGGACCCAAACGCTCG ATCGGTGGAAGCGCTGACACCGCTGCACGTGGCCGCCGCCTGGGGCTGTCTCCGCGGCTTGGAGCTACTGCTGAGCCAGGGAGCGGACCCGGCACTGCGTGATCAG GACGGACTCCTGCCGCTGGACCTGGCGGATCTGCAGGGACACCAGGACTGTGCACGCGTCCTGAGGGAGCACCAGACGCTGACCAGGACCTCTACCGGAACCCGGGCAGAAATCCAGGAGCCGGAGCCGGAGCCCGGCG GCCCAAGCCCCAGGAGAAGGGGGCTGGACGCCAGCCCCTCTGGACCTCTTGATGTGATGCTGGACTCCACAGCACTGGGCAGACGTGATGGCAGGGACATGGACCTGGTGGCTGGCCCGGGATCCCCCAGCCTCTTTGCCCACCCTGAGGTTGCTGACAAGGGTGGCAGCTTGGGTCCTCCCCCAGGGCATTGGAACTATAGCTCAGATGCCTCCTTTGTCACAGCAGTTGAGGCCTCTGGAGCGGAGGACCCAGTCCCCCACACTTCCCCCTGGGCTGGGTCATTGCCCCAGACCAGGCAGCGACTCCTGCCTAGGGTCCGACCATCCCAGAGGGTGCCAAAGTCTTCTGGCACCCCACAGCTGGTGCATGGAGACGTCATGGCAGGCAAGGTGGCTGAACTAAATGCCCATCTACAGTCCCTGACTCTGTCCTTGCCACATGCCTCCACCTCTCTCACATACCAACCAGATGCAAGCCCAGCCCATAGCCCTCCTCGGGAACCACCGCCTGGACCCTCTGACTTCCACTTCCTACCTGACGACCAGTGCTCCCTCGACAGTGACGTGGCCGCCCTCTGGCTAACAGAGGATGAGGAGAGCTCCACAGGTGTCAGGAACCCTGTTCCCTCTTGCTGGTGCCTGCCGGTCCCCGCCATGTCTGATCTGGAGCTGCTGCAAGGGCTTCGGGCACTTG GCCCAGGCTTTTCAGGGCACAGCCCAGAGCTGGTTGAAGCCCTGAAGACAGGCCGAATCCCAGATGCCCAGGCAGATGAGGATGCACTTGCTCAGCAGTTTGAGCAGCCGGATCCCAACAGACGGTGGCGGGAGGGGGTCGTGAAGTCCAGCTTCACATATCTGCTACTGGACCCCAG GGAGACTCAGGACCTGCCAGCCCGAGCCATCTCACTGACCCTAACTGAATGCCTTCGGACTTTTGTTCATGCCATCTTCTATGTAGGCAAAGGGACAAGGGCCCGGCCAAATGTCCATCTCTGGGAGGCCCTTGGCTACTATGGGCGGCCAGGAAAACAG GCCTGCCCCAAGGTGCGCCAGATCTTGGACATTTGGGCCAGCGGTCACGGCGTTGTTTCCCTGCATTGCTTCCAGCACGTTGTCGCTGTGGAGGCTTACACTCGAGAGGCATGTCTTGTGGATGCTCTAG GGATCCGGACGCTGACCAACCAGAAACAAGGACACTACTATGGAGTGGTAGCAAGCTGGCCACCTGCCCGGCGCCGCCGCTTGGGGGTGCATCTGCTGCATCGCGCCCTCCTTGTCTTTCTGGCTGAGGGTGAGCGAGAGTTGCGACCCCAGGACATCCAGGCCCACGGCTGA